One part of the Eulemur rufifrons isolate Redbay chromosome 16, OSU_ERuf_1, whole genome shotgun sequence genome encodes these proteins:
- the DBX2 gene encoding homeobox protein DBX2 — MLPSAVAAHAGAYWDVVASSALFNLPAAPGFGNLGKSFLIENLLRVGGSPTHGLQPPPPHGRAAAVASAAAGPQLRPLPASPVPLKLCPAAEQVSSAGAPYGTRWAFQVLSPSADGARLPGRAPGDRDCTFQPSAPAPSKPFLLSAPPFYSACCGGSCRRPVSSAAFPRGESVLPLLTQDSNSKARRGILRRAVFSEDQRKALEKMFQKQKYISKTDRKKLAVNLGLKESQVKIWFQNRRMKWRNSKEKEVLSNRCIQEVGLQEDPLSRSALGFRSPCPSMWEVPQPHSSPRWRENSPEPSERLIQESSGAPPPEGNSLQGALYLCSEEEAGGKGVLTGAI, encoded by the exons ATGCTCCCCAGCGCCGTGGCGGCTCACGCCGGCGCGTACTGGGACGTGGTGGCTTCCTCCGCGCTCTTCAACCTGCCCGCAGCGCCCGGCTTTGGCAACCTGGGCAAGAGTTTCCTGATCGAGAACTTGCTGCGGGTCGGAGGCTCCCCGACGCACGGGCTGCAGCCGCCCCCGCCCCACGGTCGGGCGGCCGCCGTAGCCTCGGCCGCAGCCGGCCCGCAGCTCCGGCCCCTGCCCGCCAGCCCGGTTCCCCTCAAGCTGTGCCCTGCGGCCGAACAAGTCAGCTCCGCCGGGGCGCCCTACGGCACGCGATGGGCTTTTCAAGTGCTCAGCCCCTCCGCGGACGGCGCGAGGCTGCCTGGCCGGGCTCCGGGCGACCGAGACTGTACCTTCCAGCCTTCAGCCCCAG CACCTTCCAAGCCTTTTCTTCTGAGCGCCCCGCCATTCTACTCGGCATGTTGTGGTGGGTCCTGTCGGCGCCCTGTGTCCTCCGCTGCTTTTCCAA GAGGGGAGAGCGTGCTGCCTCTCTTGACACAGGACTCTAATTCCAAAGCTCGGAGGGGCATTTTAAGAAGAGCTGTCTTTTCTGAGGACCAGAGAAAGGCTCTGGAGAAAATGTTTCAGAAGCAGAAATATATCAGCAAAACAGACCGAAAGAAACTTGCCGTCAACTTGGGACTAAAGGAATCACAG GTGAAAATTTGGTTTCAGAACAGAAGGATGAAATGGCGGAAttccaaagaaaaggaagtgCTCTCTAACAGGTGTATCCAAGAAGTGGGCCTTCAAGAGGATCCTCTCTCACGATCCGCTCTGGGTTTCCGTTCTCCATGTCCTTCAATGTGGGAAGTCCCCCAGCCACACTCAAGTCCAAGATGGAGGGAGAATTCTCCAGAACCTTCAGAAAGACTAATCCAGGAGAGTTCAGGGGCACCACCCCCAGAAGGAAATTCACTGCAAGGTGCCTTGTATTTATGTTCTGAAGAAGAAGCTGGAGGCAAGGGTGTACTTACTGGGGCCATCTGA